From one Caldithrix abyssi DSM 13497 genomic stretch:
- a CDS encoding ATP-binding protein, whose protein sequence is MIDRPIDRTRVRQLLDQFPVTAIIGPRQSGKTTLAKQFKADYYFDLENPQHLAQLEHPLITLDELQGLIVIDEIQRQPDLFPVLRHLVDTYLKQKYLILGSASRNLIKQSGESLAGRIAYFQLEGFRPSDVGIENWKKLWLRGALPPSYLAKSDRQSFIWRQQYISTFLERDIPQLGIQIPARTLRRFWMMLSHYHGQILNYSEIGRSFGISDVTVRKYVEILEDTFMLRTLWPWHANLKKRLVKRPKLYFKDSGLFHALMSIETMEQLMAHPKLGASWEGFALNVLCRLLGKEDQSYFFWATHAGAELDLLWHEGGKHYGAEFKFVDAPVLTKSMKSAMHDLNLDYLYVIYPGKSNYKLSDNAAALSFSRMAAEGL, encoded by the coding sequence ATGATCGACCGCCCCATTGATCGAACAAGAGTTCGACAGCTTCTGGATCAGTTTCCGGTTACCGCTATTATCGGGCCGCGGCAGAGTGGAAAAACCACTCTGGCAAAACAGTTTAAAGCGGATTACTATTTTGATCTGGAAAACCCACAGCATCTGGCGCAGTTGGAACATCCTCTGATTACGTTGGATGAATTACAGGGATTAATTGTTATTGATGAAATCCAGCGGCAGCCGGATTTATTCCCGGTGCTGCGCCATCTGGTAGATACCTATCTTAAACAAAAATATCTGATTTTGGGCAGCGCTTCGCGCAATCTCATAAAACAAAGCGGTGAATCGCTGGCTGGCAGAATTGCCTATTTTCAGCTGGAAGGCTTTCGTCCCTCTGACGTGGGCATAGAAAATTGGAAAAAACTCTGGCTGCGGGGCGCTCTGCCGCCGTCATACTTAGCAAAATCTGATCGACAGAGTTTTATCTGGCGTCAGCAATACATTTCCACTTTCCTGGAACGCGATATTCCCCAATTAGGTATTCAAATTCCCGCACGCACCTTACGAAGATTCTGGATGATGCTCAGCCATTACCACGGCCAGATTTTAAATTACTCCGAAATCGGGCGTTCTTTTGGTATTTCGGATGTAACAGTGCGGAAATACGTGGAAATTCTGGAAGACACATTTATGCTGCGGACGCTGTGGCCCTGGCACGCTAATTTAAAAAAACGGCTGGTAAAACGACCCAAACTTTATTTCAAGGACTCCGGCTTGTTCCATGCGTTAATGTCCATTGAAACCATGGAGCAACTGATGGCTCATCCCAAACTGGGCGCTTCCTGGGAAGGATTTGCTTTAAACGTTTTGTGCCGCTTACTGGGCAAAGAAGATCAATCCTATTTTTTCTGGGCGACCCATGCTGGCGCCGAACTGGATTTACTTTGGCATGAAGGTGGAAAACATTACGGCGCAGAATTTAAATTTGTGGATGCGCCGGTTTTGACTAAATCGATGAAAAGCGCCATGCACGATTTGAACCTGGATTATCTTTATGTGATTTATCCCGGCAAAAGCAATTACAAACTAAGCGATAATGCAGCGGCGCTGTCCTTTTCGCGAATGGCTGCAGAGGGACTTTAA
- a CDS encoding sigma-54-dependent transcriptional regulator, whose product MNLLIVDDEVSFRVHLRHVFERKGYQVAEAADGFEAIDKAKETLFDVVLLDIILPDIDGIEVLKQLHLSSPFTQIIMMTGNATVENAIASMKLGAYDYLVKPFDFEELSILVNRAFELARLKREREAAEHEKFLKSRFEEFIGQSEHTRQILQLVEKVAPTNSTVLITGETGTGKELVAKAIYRKSARSDKPFIVINCSAMQDTLLESELFGYIKGAFTGAVKNKSGLIEVVNSGTLFLDEIGDVSPEFQTKLLRFLESGEYRPLGSTHTYKSDVRIIAATNRDLKELMKQGKFREDLFYRLNVFNIHLLPLRERPEDIPVLVEHFLSKSCFALKKCVKKCSPQAMKILQDYSWPGNVRELENVLERAVILCDGNQIKEDDLPGDIKSLATAPLSDSNLKLEEVERQHILRVLQETNGNKTRAAQLLGISKKSLYFKLRKYHLEKE is encoded by the coding sequence ATGAACCTGCTCATTGTCGACGACGAAGTTTCGTTTCGCGTCCATTTACGCCATGTTTTTGAACGCAAGGGCTATCAGGTGGCCGAGGCGGCCGATGGCTTTGAGGCGATTGACAAAGCCAAGGAAACGTTATTTGATGTGGTCTTGCTGGATATTATTCTGCCGGATATCGACGGAATTGAGGTGTTAAAACAACTGCATTTGAGCTCGCCTTTTACTCAAATTATTATGATGACCGGCAACGCCACCGTTGAAAACGCCATTGCTTCCATGAAGCTGGGCGCCTATGACTACCTGGTTAAACCCTTTGATTTTGAAGAACTGTCCATTCTGGTGAACAGGGCCTTTGAGCTGGCCCGCCTTAAACGAGAACGGGAGGCTGCAGAGCACGAAAAATTCCTCAAAAGCCGTTTTGAAGAATTCATCGGCCAGAGCGAACACACGCGCCAAATATTACAGTTAGTGGAAAAGGTAGCGCCCACCAACTCCACCGTTTTAATCACCGGCGAAACGGGCACAGGCAAGGAGCTGGTAGCCAAAGCCATCTATCGCAAAAGCGCGCGCAGCGACAAGCCGTTTATTGTGATCAATTGCAGCGCCATGCAGGACACCCTGCTGGAAAGCGAGCTGTTCGGCTACATAAAAGGCGCCTTTACCGGAGCCGTTAAAAATAAAAGCGGATTGATTGAAGTGGTTAACAGCGGCACGCTCTTCCTGGATGAAATTGGCGATGTGAGCCCGGAATTTCAGACGAAATTACTGCGCTTTCTGGAAAGCGGCGAATATCGTCCTCTGGGCAGCACGCACACCTACAAAAGCGATGTGCGCATTATTGCCGCCACCAACCGCGACTTAAAAGAGCTTATGAAGCAGGGCAAATTCCGTGAAGATCTCTTTTACCGCTTAAACGTGTTTAACATCCACCTTTTGCCCCTGCGTGAGCGGCCGGAAGATATTCCCGTGCTGGTTGAACATTTTTTAAGCAAATCGTGCTTCGCCTTAAAAAAGTGCGTTAAAAAATGTAGCCCGCAAGCGATGAAAATCCTGCAAGATTATTCCTGGCCCGGTAATGTCCGCGAACTGGAAAATGTGCTGGAGCGCGCGGTGATTCTGTGCGACGGCAACCAGATTAAAGAGGATGATCTGCCCGGCGACATTAAAAGCCTCGCCACAGCACCTTTATCCGACTCCAATCTAAAATTAGAAGAGGTGGAACGCCAGCACATTTTGCGCGTCCTGCAAGAGACGAATGGCAATAAAACCAGAGCCGCCCAGTTGTTAGGCATCAGTAAAAAAAGCCTCTATTTTAAATTACGCAAATATCATCTGGAAAAGGAGTAG
- a CDS encoding RNA recognition motif domain-containing protein yields the protein MNIYVGNIPRNSEEQPIRELFEEYGSVSEVKLLRDRYTGELRGFGFVTMESEEEAQNAIDNINNTELGGRTLVVNKARPRTERSDNRSFGNRNQRSW from the coding sequence GTGAATATCTATGTAGGGAACATTCCCAGAAACAGCGAAGAACAACCGATTCGTGAGTTGTTCGAAGAGTATGGCAGCGTATCAGAAGTTAAATTACTTCGTGATCGGTACACCGGTGAATTACGTGGCTTTGGTTTTGTAACGATGGAATCTGAAGAAGAAGCGCAGAACGCCATCGACAATATTAACAACACCGAACTGGGCGGACGCACCCTGGTGGTCAATAAAGCTCGTCCACGCACCGAACGGTCAGATAACCGCAGTTTCGGGAATCGCAATCAACGTTCCTGGTAA